A segment of the uncultured Desulfobulbus sp. genome:
TCCCCTAGGCGAAGCCCAAGTCAAACAATATCCATATCAGGTTTACATCTCGACGGCGATGCGTTAGAAAGCAGACACATCTCTTTTAACTCCAACAAGGATGCTCAACACGTGGAAACTGAGGAACAACTTCAACAACAGGCGCTCACCGAACATCTGGCGGAATTACGGTCCTGCCTGTTGATTTCTCTGGGCGCGGTGGGCGCGGGTTTTGCAGCCGCCTACAGCGTGGTTCGCCCCCTGGCGGACTGGTTCTTGCGACCGTTGGTCAAGGTGCTGCCGCCTGGCAAGCCGCTTATTTTCACCTCTTACCAGGAAGGGTTTTTTTTTATCTAAAACTCGCCCTGGTCTGCGGCATTGTCCTGGCAAGCCCAGTCATTTTTTTCCAGATCTGGCGTTTTATTGCCCCCGGTCTCTACCGGCATGAAAAACGGGTTCTGCTCCCGTTCACCGCGGTTTCTTCCCTCTGTTTTATCGGCGGAACCGCCTTTGGCTATTTTGTCGTCTTCCCGCCGGCCTTTCAGTTTCTTCTTGGCTATTCATCCAGTTTTCTCGAGCCGATGCCATCGGTGGACGAGTATTTTTCCCTGGCTCTGCGTCTCTTTTTTGCTTTTGGCATTATTTTCGAACTTCCGGTGTTCATGGTTTTTCTTGCCAAGCTGGGCATAGTGAGCACCACGTTTCTCAAAAAACATCGCAAGTATGCCCTGCTGATCGCCTTTATCGTCGCGGCCATCTTGACCCCGACGCCGGATGTGGTCAATCAGTTGCTCATGGCCGGACCGTTGGTGGTTTTGTATGAGATCAGTATCGTTGCCGTGTCCCTTCTGGGAAGAAAAACTCTGGCAGGGTTTGCACCCAAAGCAGAGCCCGGGGAAACGGCGGCGGCCAAGGACGAAGCATGACCATGGCTGGGAGGGGACAGAGCGGAGAGTCTGTTTGGAGGGAGTGATTTTCTCCTTGCCGAGCGAGGAACTTCCTTGTTTATTTTAATAGGTTGCGGGTACAATGTTTTCTGGTGACTCACTCTTTTGACCTTTCCCAAACGTTACGATCATTGCCTACAGGAGGAAGATAATGTCCTACATCTGTGATTTTGAAAAAGCCCTGGAAATAGGCCGACCGCCGAATATTCGATCCCTGTTTCCCCACTCACGTGCCCTCTTGGTCAGCGGCAAGGTGATCGATCGTGCCATGCTTGCCAAGGGAGGGGCCATGACCATTGCCGCCAACGGCCGAAACCACCTGGTCATTCGTGGCGCCCTCCAGGCCGCGCAGCGAGCACACGCAGCAATCATCATTGAAATTGCCCGTTCAGAGGGTGGGGCCAATGCCTATTGCCCGGTCAACTACTGGAATATTGCCCGGCAAGTTGATGCCCTGTGCAACGAAATGGGGATTACCGTGCCGGTGGCCATCCACGCCGACCATTATGGCATCAAGAAGACCGAGGATGTCGCTGTTGCTGCGGTCGAGATTCCGACCATCTTTGAAGCGGGCATTACCTCGATCGCCATTGATGCTTCGCACATGCCCGATGACGAAAATCTCCTGGCCAGCATCGATTTGGCCCGCTATGTGCCATCGTGGGCAGGCCTTGAGACCGAGGTCGGGGAGATCAAAGGGAAACTCGGGCTGTCGACCAAAGAGGAGGCGCTGTTCATTATTCAGGGGCTCAACGCCCATGACGTCTTTCCAGATTGGATCGCGCTCAATAACGGGACCACCCATGGCATCGAGGCCTCTGCCCAAGGCATTCAGGTCGAGTTGACGGCTGAGATTCACAAGGCTCTGGCTGGGTACGCGGTCTCCGGCGCCCAGCACGGAACCTCCGGCAATAACTCCGATCGTCTGCGCGCCATAGCCTCCCAGACCTGCACCACCAAGGCCAACGTGGCCACTGCCCTGCAGATGGTCTCCTGGGGGTTGGAGGTCAATGATTACGGTAACGCTGCCTTGGATGACAATGGCGATTTCATCAAGGTGGCGGGCGAGGGCGTTACCGAAGAACTTTGGCAGGCCATGCGCAGTTACGCTGACAGCAAAGGCTGGAAAAAAGGGGATTATAAAAACATCAACCTGCCCTTTGAAAACAGGATTCTCGGTCAACCCAAGGCTGTTCGCGAACGCATGGCTCGCCGGGTGGAGAATTTCGTCTACACCATGTTGGTTGAGGTGTTCAACGCCGCCGATACCGCCCGCTACGGCGTAGAGGCTCTTTTGGAGGCCGGATCCTACGATATCGGTCCCAAAACCGGCCGCATCGAATCCCCTGAAGAATGGAGTTTGGCCAAGATCAGGGAACGTGCTGCGAGTATAACGACTGATAAAGGTCCGCAAGGCAATTTTGACGATTAAATCGCAGCCTGGCCTGTTTGTGTCGGCCACCATTGTAGATGTTTCTTTCTTTGAGTCAGCCGATTTGCCGAGTGCTACGGGAGTTCCTCCAATATTTTGCCAGCATTTTTTCGGTGCAGGCAGAATGGCAGGGCAGAAAATCTCCGCCAGATAGAGATAAGAGTGGAAATGAAAGGCTTTTTTGGGTATAAACATCTTCTCTTGTGAGGAAACGAAATTGATAATGATGATGAGGTTTCCTTCCACTATATAAGGATTTCACCAGCACGGACGGGTAGCTCAGCTGGATAGAGTGTTGGCCTCCGAAGCCAAAGGCCGCGGGTTCGAATCCCGCCTCGTCCACCAATAAAATCAAGCACTTAGCGAACATTCGCTAGGTGCTTTTTTTGTTTCTTGCTACCCTATTGCTACCCAGGGTAACAAATCAATTTTTGAGTAAGCTCGCTATAGGGAGACACGTAAACGTAGAAACTTTCCTGCTGGCTCTGGTGGGATCCGGGTTATACCAGTAAGCTCGCACGAGATTCTGCACCTCCTCGCGCGAGATTTAGAACCGCGTTTTTTTGCACTATCAAAGCCTTTTCAAAGCCAAAAACTGTTTCTCGTTTTATGTGAAATTTTCTCTCCCCATGTTAATTCCCAATCAACAACTCGGTCCTGATCTGTGACCGGCTGCCCTCCTTTTTGCCCATGGAGTATTTCAGCTCCACCTTCTCAATTCGAAAGCGTTTGAAGATCTCCCGGACCTCGGGAGTGTCATTGATGGTCATGAGGAATTTGCCCCTGATGCCGGCAAGCACATCGGCCAGATCGTAGAAATCCTTCTCCACGAAGTTGTGCTCGTAGCAGTTGATCTTCCAGTATGGGGGGGCCAGGAAAAACAGGGTGTGATCCCGATCATAGCGAGGGATCAGGTCCCGGAAATCGAGGCATTCGATCATTACCTGGCTCAACCGCATCCAGGCCTCCTCAAGAAGCCGCTGCAGGGTAAACAGGTTGAGCCTAGGCACGCCAGTAGTTGATGTCCCGAAAACCCGCCCCCGGCTGCGGCCGCCAAAACACATCCGTTGCAGATAGAGATACCGGGCAACCCGCTGGATATCGGTCAGCGTATCCGGATTGACCTGCATCAATCGGCTGAACTCATCCCGCGAGATCAGTACATACTTGAACTGGCGGTGCAACTCTTCGGGATGATACTTGACCGTGCGGTACAGGGTAACGAGATCCCGGTCCAGATCGTTGATCACCTCGGTGCCTCGGGCCTCCTTGGCAAAAAAGACGTTGGCGACGCCGGCAAATACCTCCACATAGCACTGGTGCTCGGGGAATCTGGAAATGATGGTTTTGGCCAGACGGCTCTTGCCGCCAAAATAGGGTATGAGTGCTCCCACGAAAGGTCTCCTTGTGTTGTCGCAGGCAATATGCTACTACCCCCTTTGCGCTGTCCCGCAGCGTACACATCGGGGCTATGGCAGGTGAACCTGCGGACCTCCTTCCGTGTTCGTAGCACGGCTGGATGGTTCGGGGAGGGTTGCACCCCTCCCCAGCTCCGTCCGTTCAACTCCAGGCCGGCTCGGCCATTCTCATTGGGCCGGGTATTCCCTGGCCATCTGCTCGTATCTTTTCCATTGGGCCATGGTTTCCTCCGGATCGCCCTTGATCGGACCGGAACACAACCAGGCCGCCAAAATCACCGCCAGCAACAGCACCGCGAAAGCTATTCTCAGCCATGTGTCCTGATGTTTTTTTCTTTTCATTGGACTCCTTTAAAGACTTTCGGTGCCGGGAAAGACCACGGCAGAGCTGAAGTTCATGTCGCTTGCCACCTGATGATCCTGGTCCATTGACCCCACCTTGGCATAGACCGGTGCCGTGGGTGTTGCTCCGAGCAGTGCTGCAATGTTGATGATCTGCAAGGTGGAGGTCCCTGAGTAGGCCAGGGTGCCGTCTGTTGCCGGGGCAAAGCTCGCCGACGTACCGATGTAAAGTTTGTACCCGGTGGCCACGCTCACATCGTCCCACTGGGCTATATACGACCAGGACCCGGTCATACCCTGCGTCAGAACCAATACCAACCCGGCGGGGGCTGCTGGAGTTGAAGTCAGGGATCGATTGACCCAAAGGGCAGCACTAAAGTTCAACTCGCTTGCCGCCTGATGATAGGCGTCGACCGCCGCCACCTTGAAGTAATAGGAATACGGAGCCGTCAGGTCTACAGGGATCGTAGCGCTGTTGCTGGTCCCCGAATACACAAGAGTCCCTGCCGATGAGGGATTGAATCCGGATGAACTGCCAATATACACCTTATACCCGGTGGCGCCGGTCACCGCGTCCCAGGTAAGCACCACTGCGCTGGCCAGGGTGAACTGCAGGGTGAGCCCGGTTGGGGCTAAGAGTCCGGAAACACCAACGGTAAAGACCGCATCCTCGCTGGTGGCAGTGTCGTTCATTGCCCGCACATGCACCGCAAAGGCCGTCCATGGCCCACCCATGGCTGTCAATTGGCTGGTGGTGTATGAAGTGCTGGTGCCAGTCACCTCGCGAACCCCTTTGGGGGTTCCGTCCACATACAACTCAACCTGGTATTTGGTGGCGCCGACCACCGTGTCCCACTCCACATCTACACCGTCGTTATCCACGGTCACATTGAGGCCAGTCGGTGCCCCTATGCCTGCAAAATTCACAGTGATAGCCTCTGCGGTGGCCAACACCTCGTCCACATAGGGAGTTACCCGCACAGTGATAGTAGATGTACCGGAGCTGAAAGCCAGGGTGTAACCGGCATAATCGTCTTGTAAGGTGGCAAAGCCCGAGCCCTCATCCAGTTCAATCAGGAAGGTGGCGGCAGCCCCGGACCAGGAAACGTAAAAGTGATACGCCGTGTCGATGCTCTGCAGATACAGGGTAACCGCAATAAGCGGGTCAGCATTTAGCGGGTTCTCGTCATAACTGGGCGCAGTCCCGAAGGCGCCGTATATATCCTCGGTGACCACCTGGCCGGTGATAGCTATTTTATCCCGGCCTTCCGGGGCAATGGCCATCACCCGCACCAGACGCTCCGATGTGGAGGACGGACCAAAGATATACCGGGTGGCACGTACATCGTTTCCCTTGATCGTGTAAACGGCGTCCGCAATAGAGACAATATGCTTATGAGCATAGTTGGTGGGCGTGACCGTATAGGGTCCAGCGGTTGAACCATTCGGCAGGGCCAGAAGTATCCAGCCCTCTTCCTCCTCCCCATAATCGAGCGGCTCCGAAGTCCAGATCACTCCACCGGACTCCACGGCGGCAAGCACCCCAGTCTGATTCCAGTTGGCCACGGTGGAGGCCACCGGTATCCAGGAGAACAGCGAGGGGAGATTGCCCTTGAGCCCGGTGGTAAACTCCACGTTGACCGTGCTCTGCATCATGTCGCGATAGAGCAGCAGGCCGATCTCCCAGGCTGCCTGCCTGGAGGTGCAGCCCTCCAAATTCACCTCCTTGGGGTTGAGGGTACCGCCTCCGACCTCGTAACAGTCTACCGTTTCCTCCTGGCCGCTGTTCGGATCATAATATTTGACCCGCACGCAGGTATAACTGTCCGGGGTGCGGAAGGTGGTCGTGATTTTGAGACTGTCCGGATCATAGTCGTCATCGGTAAACGCTACCCCGTAGGCCACCTGCTGGGTGTTGGCCGCCAGACAAAACAAGCCACCGGGTGTATAGGCCACCGCCGATCCGCAAGCCGCAGCGGTGGAGCAGGCATCCATCACGCTCACCCGGCTGGTGAAACCATAGTCGAAAAGATACCCGGCAGTCGCGAGATCATCCCGCAACTCTGCCAATACATCCCAGGCCAGTATTCCGTCATCGAATCGACCGCCGTTGTCCCCGGTGACCATATAAGCGCAGGCATCAACGATGGACCGGGTCGCGATCCTTGACGATCCGAACCCGGTCGCGGTGACCGGATACAACATCCTGGTAGCCTCGAGCTGGATCTTGCTCCCGGAATCGCTGTTCATCTGCTTGGTCGCCATGATCTTGCATTCCCACATGGTCACCCCATCAACCACAGGATGCGCACCGCCGATGGCCCGCAAGCCTGCCAGGGAACATCGATCCGAAACCTGACCGCTCTCGCTGGCCTCCTTGACCCGCTTGAGACCGAACTCATACCGGCCAGGCCCAAGAGGGACGGTGATTTTAATGGTCCTTCGCAAAGGGTCTTTGCTTGCAGCCGAGAATCGTTCGACGGACAGCAACGTCCACTCACTGGTGGCGTTGCCATAGGCGTCCACGGTACGGCAGCGGGGTTGAAGATCGGCCGAAACAGTATACCTGTCGCCCTCGTCGTTATAGCCGATCAGCCCACCGGAAAAGACAATGTCGTATTCCAGGTAATAGGCCTCGGTCCCTCTGGGATTGACCACGTAGCTCACCCACTCCATATCGAGTTCCTGGCCGGAAACCTCGGACGAGGTCCATACTACATTGGTGCAAATTGCCGGAAAGCTGCCTGGCAGCACCGTCGCATAGGTGACCCCTGTATAATCGCCCAGCGGAGTCTTGCCGATTGTGGGGACAATGCTGTCAAAGTAGCCAATACCAACGATGAGCAGGCAATACAGGTATTGCTCGTTATCTTCAAACCGGGTGTAGCTCATGGCCACATCCGGATAAAACGGGCGCCTGCCGAACCGCTCGGCAAAAGGTTCCCCCGGACGTACCCGGTTATTCTGGGAAAGGGTGTAGACCGTATCCGGAGTACCTACGTCCCCGGAGCTGGAATTGGCGCCGAAGAGCATGCCAAGGAGTAACGAACCGGCAATCATGATACCGGCCGACAACATGGAGCCTATAAAGGTGCCTGCGATTCCCAGGGCGTAAGGGGCATAGACCGCAATGGCGATAACGGCGATCACCCCCAGAATTTTACCGAATAGATCGCCCTGCGGCGTCTCGATAAAACGTACCACTGATCCGGCAGGGACCGGACAATCCCAATCGGCTCGCAACCAGAACCCCTCATCCACCATGCAGATCACCGGACCACTAAAGGCCAGCGCGTTCTGGAGGATAATCTGGTTCGGGGTGATTGCATCTCCCTGTTCGATCACGGCAACAAAATCGCTCTGCCGGGCCGCCAGGGGATTGCTATCGTGCAGGGTCTTCATGGGGTGTGTAAAATCCTGTTATCTTCCATCCGTTCACAGCCAGGTGCAGGCGATCGGAGATCACTAACCCGACCCCGTCTAGAATATGGAGTACGTGAAACCTATTTCCAGGCATGACCACCATGCCCAAGTGATGGGGCTTGTCAGCCTTGGTCATAAAAACGGCATCACCTTCCCTGGGCGTTTCAGTCGGCACCCCACCGAACAGGTCCATGATATTGCCGGCCATCAACCTGGCCGCACTGTGGGTCAGACGCTTGCAGTCCACCTGCGCGTCCGGAATGTCCCGGCCAAACTGCTCACGCTGAATGCGTCGAAACCAGTAAAAGCAGTTGGTTTCCTCGGCCCACTGAGCACCACGATATTCAAACGACCAATGCGGTTTCATAATCCGGCAAGCCCCGGCAATATTCGCGGCGTCATCAACTGTCGGCAAAATGGGGTATTCACCAGATCGGGCAGAGTGGCCACTAAGGTGAACTTGCCGTTCACGTTCTCGGCCCGGATAATGTCGAAGGGCATGCGATAAACAAACGAAGGGTCGGTATTTGGTGCCAGATATTGGCGCCAGATGACGGTCAAATTCGCGCCATTACCGGCAGCCTCTTCCAGCCACCCTTGAGCGCTTGGCGGCAGGTAGGTGATGTTTATGTTGAGTTGCCCCACGATACCACCCTCGGTCTCTGCCGGGGTGAACTCCACCGCACAAGGCTGGTAGGTACCTTGGTTGGTTGTCAGGGAGGCCTCATCCGCCACAATCATCACCGTGCCCGTGTCCATGGAGCTGGCGAAAGTGAGCGTGTCGTAATGGGTCACATCCGCCTTGGCATAAGCCACTGCCTCCTGATAGGCGGTGTCAAAATCTGCAGGCGTGGGTTGCGTGGCCACTACAGCGCCTCCAGGGCAGTTATGGCTTCATCGCGCTTGGACAGCATGGTTTCAGCATCCGTACAGGCAGCACAAGCTCGCTTCCCACCGATCCTCGCGGCCTCTATGGCGGCGCACAAGGCAACCCAGGATTGACGGATCGTTGCTATCTCGGTCGCCTTCTCGGCCAGTGTCACCCCGCAAGCCTCTGCCTCCGCCACCATGACCGGGTAATCGGTTGGGTCCGGGGTTTCGGCGGCAAGGTACGCCTTGATCTCGCAAGCCTTCTCCGTGTACCGAAGGTCCTGGGAATGGCCAACGGAAAGGTGCCGGCCGCAGGCCTCGCTAGCCGCTTCGTCAATCGCTGTCTCGGCATGGGCCAAAACCACAGCGAGGTCACGGGCAATAGCTGCGTAAACAAACTGCTTGCCTTCGGTGTCCCAGGATGCAGCCGTACTATAATAATAGGCCTCAGCATCCGGCAGGTCCTCGAAGGTTACTGGTGCCCAACCAAGAGCGTAGAGAGCTGCCTGCGGCAAAGCATTGAAACCGCTAATCGTGGCCCCATCCGGGCTGGTCCAGCGGGCTGGGAGGTTTTGCGGGTTCGCGATCATCTGGAAAGTATTTTGATTGAATTGTGCGTATTTCATCGGGGTGTTCATGCCTCCATTTCGGCAACGATAGCGTCTATTTCCGATTGATCCATTTCTCCGAGGTAGATCCGTAGTTCATAGATATAGACGGACTTCCCCGTTTTTGATGCCGTATAAAAACCACAAAGATCCTCGTAGCCTTCATTTAAAATGTAGCTAACCCCAAGCCCTGCATATACAGCTGTCGTGACAATCGGACTGGTGTATCCCCCAACAACCAACGCAGATGGGTTTGATGGATTACATTTTAAAAATAGGTAATAACTGTCTTCACTCGTCAACCCTAAAGAGGCGAGGGTTGTGTAGCCAAACCGAATCCTTTTGGTAAAACTTCCAGACGTTATCCGGAGATATATGTATCCATCCCCGTAGGTCGGGGAATTATTACTCGCATTGACCATCCCGATTTCGGGTGATCCACCTGGCAGCATGTCCGTCAAGCCATCTGTCCCAGATACACCTTTCCAGTGCGAGATGAGGGTTGTTTCCGGGGCGACCCCGCTTGCGGAAGAAAGCCATTGCGTATCCTCCCACGCCGCAGCCGCAGGTTTGATCTCAAAGCTCACCGCATAGTCGCTATAGAGAGTCCCGTGTCCCTGGCGCGGGCTGTAACCGATAATCCTCAGAAAATATCCGCTGTAACCCAATCCGGTCTCCAGCCAGTCGGCATCTATCCAGTTAAGCCCAAAGTTCAGCTCCCGGTCCCAGAATCGCTTGAAGGCAACCACCTGATCGCCATGATCCGGATGGTTATTCCACAGACGCAGGGTACAACTCAGGGCATCCCCCTTACCTTTGCCCCAACGGCGGATCTCCTTGCGGCCGGATTGAGTGGTCCGTGCCTTCACGTCCGGATTCGGGGTAATCTTCAGCCCGGAACGGAGCGGAGCAGGAAGAGTATCCGGCCAGATAACAGGCATTACTCTTCCTCCGGCAGGTACCAGGCATAAGCGCCGTTCACCACCGGCATGTCGGCAATGATCTCCACCTTGATACTCAGGTCCATCCGCGCCCCGTTCATGGTTGCCTCCCAGGGATTCTCCGCATCAAACCGGCAGAAGTGATGGTCAAATCCGGCTGCCACCAGCCAGGGGGCGGTAAACGGAGCGCACTGGTTCAGTGTTGTATCCCACCAGGCCCGAAAGGCCTGGAACTGGGCAATGGTCAGGCGGCGGAAAGAAAATGTCTTCACATGCTCCGGATAGGTTCGGGTCCGCACCGGATATAAAGTTTCCTCGGGATCCTGCAGGCCGGAGGTCTGCGCTCCATTGAACTGATAATGGGGAGCCTGCGGCAGACTGGTCGGCCATGCCTCCATCAGAACCGCCTCCGTGCCCCGTATAAGCCTTTCATCGTTTTATCCAACCCCTGGCCCCGGCTCATCCGGTCGCTGATCGCACCTTCAACCATCTTCACCATCACATTAAGCGATCCATCGTTATTGGTGGTGGTCTCGGTTTCCGCCTTCACCCCCGGCGCCTCGACAATCGTCATGTTGACCTGGGGGGCACTCTGTTTGGTACTCAGGCCCTTGCCGATCGCCGCCATCTGCCCCTCGGTCAATACCGACTCACCCTCTTCAAGGATCGCCGGAAACTCGTTACCCTTCAAGCCGGTGTGGAAGCGGGGTGCGTTCATGAAACTCGCCAACGGCACGGTGCGAGTCACCGAAACAGGGTCCACACCGAGAGTGGCGCCAGAATGATGAACGCCGACGCTACCCAGCGTCTGCCCGCCTGTCATCCCGTACTGAACCTGGGTTGTCCCACCCCCGAATATCCCGCCAAACATCGACTCCATGGCCCCCATGATGGCCATCTTCAGCATCACCTCGGTCAGATCCTGGAGAATGTCAAAGGCGATATCCTCAATGGCCTCGCCCAGGGATTGCCAGGCATCGGCCAGGGTGGCATTGCCCTGGGCCACATCGCGGACAAACTCGGCAAAGGCACCGCTGGACGTATCGATGGCATCGGGCAACAGGTCGCGGTAGAAGTCCAGTGCCTCCTGGTCCACCTCAACGCTGTAATCCTTCAAACCCTGTTTGAAGGCCTCCATCGGATCCAGCAATCGCAACCGCTGCTGATACTCGGCCAACTCCAGCGTGGTCCGGGCGATCGCTTCGGCCTGAGAGTTCCAGGCGGCAATCTCCTCGGGCGTGCTTTTTTGCATGTCCGCCAGGAGTTCCTGCTGCAGTCGAAGGCGTTGCTCCAACAGATCGATCTGGAACGGCAAAGCATCGTTCTCACTCATCTGCCCCAGGGCAATGGCGATCTCGATCGTGGTTCCCTGCCGGGTCAGTTCGCTTTCTTTGGCAGCCCGCTGCGCATCTTCCATAGCCTTGGCGTACTCGCCGGCCTGCTTCTTGACTGCGGCAAGTTGTCGGTCGAGGTTGGCCAGGGCACTCTTGTACCGCTCGGTCTGATGGGTGGGATCCATCCTGTCCAAAGCGGCCAGGCTTTTGTTGTATTCGCGCTGTGCTGCCTCAACGGGCAAGAGCTTGTCCAGGATGGCCTGATATTCACGCTGGTGTGCCTTTGCTTCCGAAGCTGCTCTCTTGGCGGCCTGTTCCGCCTCCCGCCTTGCTTTCTTTGCGACTTGCTCCTGCTCCTTCAACGCGCTGTTATAGGCCTTGGTCGCTCCGGTGGCGTCGTTCAAAGCCTTGCGGGCATTGCCGAGCGCCTGGTGATACTCGGATTCGTTTCGGAACTGACCGGCAGCGTACGCCGATTCAATATCTGCCACAGTGGTGCGGTACTTCTCCAAAGCCACCTGCGTCGGCAAGACCTCCTTCCGAAGGTCGGACAGCGCTTTCGTATCCAGGCCATGAGCCCTTCTTGTACCGGAAGCCGCATCGTTCACGGCTACAAGTTGCTTTTCCAGACTGCTCAGCGAACGAGCCGTTTCTTTGATGGCTTCACTGTCAGGGGCAAAACCTGCCTTCTCCAGGGCTTCTTTCGCCCTCTTGGCTTCGGTGATGCGCTCTTCAAGGGTTTTGACCTTGCTGGCCACAGTGTCGATCTGGTCGCCGTCGAAGACAAACCCGGAAGCCGCAAGCACTTTCTTGGCATTTTCCGCTCTGGCAAGTTCCTCCTGCAGTTTTTTGATGTTCTCTGTTGTCCGCTGGACAGCCTCTGTATTTTCACCAAGCCCGGCCGCCGTGTACGCCTCTTTAGCCCGTTTGGCATCGGAGAGCTGGGCGTTCAATTCACGTACCCGATCGACCGCCTCCCTGGCAGATACATCATCGAGCTTGAGTCCGGAGGAATTAAAATCATCCTGGATTGTGCGAAGCTCTTCAGCCTGGCGCATGGTGTTCTCAAGGCCGGTGATTTCGATAACCAGCCTCTGCCGTTGCTCCATGTCGCCACCTTCGCCCAGGGCGGCCAACTCTTTCCTGGCCTCGGTCAGCCGGAGGTGGACTTTTTCAACGCCTTGCTCATAGGAGGAGAGCCAGGTCGAAAGGTCGCTTGGCCCCATCTGGGCAAAATCGGAAAAATCCAGGGTTCCCGATTTGACAGCCGCGATGCCCCTCATGGCGTTGGTCAGGTTGACCACTCTTTGAATCGCCCAATCGGCCCCTTCAACTATGCCGGAGAACAATGAGAGGATCGAATCAGTATTCCGTTCGATGGTGCTGGCAAGTTCAATGATCTCGCGTGCCAAACCGGCCGTGGCACCGCTCCCTTTGTTGGCGTCATTGACCAAGGCACCGAGAACATTTTTCAGTACGTTCCCTGCCTGTTCGACGGTTGTGGGCAATTTATCGAATTCTTCGTTGACGTCCCTCACACCGGTCAGAATGGCCTGCACCAGCACATCGGCGGTCAGCTGCCCATCTTCGGCCATGGCCCGCAGCTCTCCACGACTTCGGCCGGTATAATCGGCCAACAGCTGCAAAACCCGACTCCCTTGCTCGGCCACGGAGTTGAACTCCTCTCCCCGCAGCACACCTGCCGAAAAAGCCTGGGAGAGCTGAATCATGGTGGAAGAACGTTCGGCCTCGGTGGCTCCGGAAATGATAAAAGCCTTGTTCAGGGTCTCATTGATCGAAAGGAGTTCCTTCTGCTCCAGGTTGAGTTCTTTGGTGTTCTGGGCTAAACGGGCGTATCCCTCGACATTGGCCAGGTACTCGGTGCGGGTCCGCTGGGCGCTGGCAAAAAGCTGATCCTGAACAGATGCCAGTTCGGTACTGGAATCGGTCACCAGTTTCAATCGGCCCTCAGCCAGGGTATACGCATCGGCCAGGGATATAATTTTGGCGGCTGCACCGACAGTCACGGTCCCCACCAGCACTGCGCCCAGGCTTTTTGCCGCAACGTTTAAAAGCGACATCGACCCACGCAGATTATCTGCCTGCCTGCCGGTCTGGTCCAGATCGGAGCGCAATCCCTTCAGGGCAGCATCCGCTTCGTTCTTGGCCTCGACAATGAGGCGCAGTTTCATGTCCTTGTCACTCATCGATCAGTTCCCGGATGGTGCTGGGGTCGCAGTTGGCGCAGTCGTCTTCACCCAAAGCCCGGCAGGCCCGGCAGTATTCCTCATGCGCTTCGGGTTTGTCGCCGCAGCCCAGAAAATGGAGCACCGCTTCCCGGAAGAGCAGGTCGCGGCGCTTGAACCGAACATAAGGGCGAACCTCGGTTACGGTGTATCCCCAGAGGATGGCGTCTCGCCTGGTGATGTCGCCTCCGCTGAGC
Coding sequences within it:
- a CDS encoding tape measure protein translates to MSDKDMKLRLIVEAKNEADAALKGLRSDLDQTGRQADNLRGSMSLLNVAAKSLGAVLVGTVTVGAAAKIISLADAYTLAEGRLKLVTDSSTELASVQDQLFASAQRTRTEYLANVEGYARLAQNTKELNLEQKELLSINETLNKAFIISGATEAERSSTMIQLSQAFSAGVLRGEEFNSVAEQGSRVLQLLADYTGRSRGELRAMAEDGQLTADVLVQAILTGVRDVNEEFDKLPTTVEQAGNVLKNVLGALVNDANKGSGATAGLAREIIELASTIERNTDSILSLFSGIVEGADWAIQRVVNLTNAMRGIAAVKSGTLDFSDFAQMGPSDLSTWLSSYEQGVEKVHLRLTEARKELAALGEGGDMEQRQRLVIEITGLENTMRQAEELRTIQDDFNSSGLKLDDVSAREAVDRVRELNAQLSDAKRAKEAYTAAGLGENTEAVQRTTENIKKLQEELARAENAKKVLAASGFVFDGDQIDTVASKVKTLEERITEAKRAKEALEKAGFAPDSEAIKETARSLSSLEKQLVAVNDAASGTRRAHGLDTKALSDLRKEVLPTQVALEKYRTTVADIESAYAAGQFRNESEYHQALGNARKALNDATGATKAYNSALKEQEQVAKKARREAEQAAKRAASEAKAHQREYQAILDKLLPVEAAQREYNKSLAALDRMDPTHQTERYKSALANLDRQLAAVKKQAGEYAKAMEDAQRAAKESELTRQGTTIEIAIALGQMSENDALPFQIDLLEQRLRLQQELLADMQKSTPEEIAAWNSQAEAIARTTLELAEYQQRLRLLDPMEAFKQGLKDYSVEVDQEALDFYRDLLPDAIDTSSGAFAEFVRDVAQGNATLADAWQSLGEAIEDIAFDILQDLTEVMLKMAIMGAMESMFGGIFGGGTTQVQYGMTGGQTLGSVGVHHSGATLGVDPVSVTRTVPLASFMNAPRFHTGLKGNEFPAILEEGESVLTEGQMAAIGKGLSTKQSAPQVNMTIVEAPGVKAETETTTNNDGSLNVMVKMVEGAISDRMSRGQGLDKTMKGLYGARRRF